The following nucleotide sequence is from Sphaeramia orbicularis chromosome 24, fSphaOr1.1, whole genome shotgun sequence.
ctttcaagtactgaaagaaaaaaaaggtaaaagttACTTCTAAGAAACAATATTTAAAattgtactgtgtgtattagCACAAATGTAGTTTTCTAGATCAATAACACCTAATGAATTCCTAAATGTcgagatgaaaataaaacaataaacagctatcatacagtcgtggaaaaaattattagatcatcaaaagtcatcaaaaacaatgattatgcaatcaagtactaactcctgtttgtatcatgtgactaaaacagacagaaaagaaaacacagaatgtctaaaagcactgtttttgtcagtacaatgtcatagctattgatataagaacttcagtgattttggttattatcaagaaaaccacggaaaatggatagatatcagctctgaaattaaactgttatgagctatttttgttgttattatatttgtccaaacaaatgtacctttagttgtaccaggcattaaaatgaacaagaaattgaagaaaacaaggcgggtctaataatttttccacgactgtagatgcATAGTTGAAGTTATAGCCTGAGAAGAGTCACATCGTTTACTTAAAGCATGAGTTCACGTAACATTAACTTTAAGGGCAGAGAAGATCAGATACTACCTTGGAGATCTGGACAGGCCCAGAATTGTCTTCTCCTTTTGTTTTCTTGTCCTTCTTACGTTTATGTCGCTTCTCTTTCTTCCCTTTCTGGTCCAGAAAATAAACATATACATTTAGTGAAATCATCATTTCAAATCGCTAATGAGGGCAACTATATGCATAAGGTTacttttttgtgttgtttctcttttttccttttcttcgaCTGCTTTCTGGATTTACTCCGTGaatctttaaagaaaaaaaaaaaacatattgtaatatttataaaacacatgtaatattTGATCTTACACAGTAGTATAAAACAATACTCGTAATTAAAATGCAAACACCTGTCTTTACTTAAACTTACCGCTACTACTAGAGCTACTCCGACTGCGACTCGACGAATTTGATGAACCTGATGAAGAGGAGTGcgatgaggatgaggaagaggaagaggatgatgatgaacttgaggaggatgaagaggaagatcTACTCCGGCTGCGTTTCCGTTTCCTTTTTTCCCGCCCTGATGAAACGGAACACCCAGCAAGTCAGGTTTTACAGCAATCATTTCCAGCAGACACAGGATATGAAGTAACTCTTTTATAAGGCCGAAAATAAAACTGGTGAACTTCTCAGTAATATAACAGTTGAAATTCTACAGCTTGAGAACTTATTGTGGTGTATTACAAAAATTCATATGGATCACAGATAATACATAGGCTAAGTGcacactgcaggtaaaaaaaaaaaaaaagaccaaatctGAGCTTTTCCTTCAAATGTGACTTAGAACTCTGCAGGTTTAATGTCGACACAACTTATATGAGAATGTTTTACTCCTGTTTTATTGAAtctattttaaccttttcttttttctattggCACGGGTCACTTTCTGCTCAGCAGAGAAATCATCTTCAGGGAATTGTGAAAATTTGTATTAAAATTGCTGGCACTCCCCTCAACACTCTTCTTGCCCTGTACAACAGCAGGTCCTTGAAAAGGCTAGATGCATTATTACTGACTTGAGCCATCCATTATCTGGTGAATTCAGATTGCTCCCATCAGGTTGTAGGTCCAGCCAGCCACTGTGCAGAACCAATAGGTTCAAAAAATCCTTTATTCCATCTGCCATCAGGCTGGTTAATGAGACTATTTAATTAGTATTGTTGTAtttggttttgtcttttgtctgctTGATGATTGTTCTGCTGGCTGCAAAACAAATTGCCCTTCGAGGATAATAAAGATAACTTGAACCATGAGAACTGTTTTGCTCATGACAATGTAAACAGAACAAATCACATGAAATCTGATTTGTTACCTCTATATctgataaaaaaaatcagattacaaTTTTATCTTTTCCACTGTGATCTCATTCTGAACAGTAAGATCAGATTTTATGTGGAACTGTGCACTGACAATATTCATCCACATGTTATGAAGCAGATCAAACACAACATATAtgtatctagggatgtaacgactaccggtataacgataaactgcggtaaaattgcagaaggttagtattaccgtttaaattgtaattatcatgataaccatgtttgattaccacacttttgggggaaaaaaacgcctatgtaaagatctgcttttatgtcaaatatttgagtatagttttattttattacaattttaattttctatacataatatttgaaaccaatattcacttttaaagtttttgaaaaggtctgttaagcatctttgtgttatttatgcaataaattatattcatttttcaaatcagattttatataatttgtgttttttgtccttttatgtttttacagtaggttaaaatgaaaaaataatagacagatgatatagattaagttgtgctgaaaaaaaaagattcctaacatgggtatagtaaacatttgtttatatagtatataaaggcaaaatcaaaaggactgaaaaacggacaaaataggctcagaccactaagagttaatatttgaatgtttctgcaacagaagatACATTgtaccagttattttatttgttttttttgttgtttttgttcaaaacacaacttggttaaattatttcagtgtgtgtatcagtacttttggaacattttgagcacaatttcaacaataccgcaataataatgataactgtgataattttggatcacaataaccgtgatatgaaattttgcaattaggaaaactgcaataaatattaa
It contains:
- the LOC115414836 gene encoding protein FAM133, yielding MSTKAECRVSSSTSRTEERRRSTSRGREKRKRKRSRSRSSSSSSSSSSSSSSSSSSSSHSSSSGSSNSSSRSRSSSSSSDSRSKSRKQSKKRKKEKQHKKKGKKEKRHKRKKDKKTKGEDNSGPVQISKYLKERKKGGKYSMISGKKIKMKVKKSKKDKQRDKNRAELLEFLNSTL